A stretch of Helicobacter pylori oki112 DNA encodes these proteins:
- a CDS encoding pyridoxal-phosphate-dependent aminotransferase family protein — translation MLLFTPGPVAINEEMRTSFSQPMPHHRTKDFEKIFQSVRENLKKMTGLEEVLLLSSSGTGAMEASVLSLCQKELLFVNAGKFGERFGKIAKAHFIKAHELVYEWDTPAQVDGVLNALKANPNIDAFCIQACESSGGLRHPVEKIAQAIKETNPNVFVIVDAITALGVEPLEITHIDALIGGSQKAFMLPPAMSLVALSQKAIERIEERNVGFYFNLKSELKNQRDNTTSYTAPILHTLGLQRYFELVQNLGGFEALYKETKKAALATQKAVLALGLKIFPKSPSLSMTTIVNEHAKELRNLLKEKYQVQFAGGQEPYKDALIRINHMGIIPVYKSAYALNTLELALNDLNLRGFDGVANTTFLKQYYEI, via the coding sequence ATGTTGCTTTTCACTCCAGGCCCTGTAGCCATTAATGAAGAGATGCGCACAAGCTTTTCTCAGCCAATGCCCCACCACCGCACCAAAGATTTTGAAAAGATTTTCCAAAGCGTGCGAGAAAATTTAAAAAAAATGACCGGTTTAGAAGAAGTTTTGCTTTTAAGTAGTAGTGGGACAGGGGCTATGGAAGCGAGCGTGCTTTCCTTATGTCAAAAAGAGTTGCTTTTTGTTAATGCGGGTAAGTTTGGCGAAAGGTTTGGCAAGATCGCTAAAGCCCATTTTATCAAAGCCCATGAATTAGTCTATGAATGGGACACGCCGGCTCAAGTAGATGGAGTATTAAATGCGCTTAAAGCCAACCCTAATATTGATGCGTTTTGCATTCAAGCATGCGAGTCTAGTGGGGGGTTACGACACCCTGTAGAAAAAATCGCTCAAGCGATCAAAGAAACTAACCCGAATGTTTTTGTAATAGTAGATGCGATCACCGCTTTAGGGGTTGAGCCTTTAGAAATAACACATATTGATGCGCTCATTGGAGGGAGTCAAAAAGCGTTCATGCTACCTCCTGCGATGAGCTTAGTCGCATTGAGCCAGAAGGCGATTGAGCGCATAGAAGAACGCAATGTAGGGTTTTATTTCAATTTAAAGAGCGAATTGAAAAACCAAAGGGATAACACCACAAGCTACACCGCTCCTATTTTACACACTTTAGGGTTGCAACGCTATTTTGAATTAGTGCAAAATTTAGGGGGCTTTGAAGCACTCTATAAAGAGACTAAAAAAGCCGCTTTAGCCACTCAAAAAGCCGTTTTAGCTTTGGGTTTAAAGATTTTCCCTAAAAGCCCGAGCTTGAGCATGACAACGATTGTTAATGAGCATGCCAAAGAATTGAGAAACCTTTTAAAAGAAAAATACCAGGTGCAATTTGCGGGCGGTCAAGAGCCTTACAAAGACGCGCTCATTCGTATCAACCACATGGGGATCATTCCTGTTTATAAAAGCGCTTACGCTTTAAACACCCTAGAATTAGCCTTAAACGATTTGAATTTAAGGGGATTTGACGGCGTGGCGAATACAACCTTTTTGAAACAATATTATGAAATTTAA